The genomic DNA TACACTTCGATGTCGTCCAGGAATTAGGAATCCCCACGATTCAGATTCACGCACCGCATGCGGAGACCCGGTCGAAAGAACTCGCCGACGAATTCATGAAGAAATGCAATGCTGCCGGCATTGAGCTGACGTGTGTCTTCGGTGGCTTTGAAGGTGAAAGCTATGCAGACATCGAAACCACGAAGAAGACTGTAGGCCTGGTTCCACTGCAAACCCGGGCTGCCCGCGTGGAAGAGATGAAAGGGATCTCCGATTTCGCCCGGATGCTGGGCTGTGATGCCGTCGCTCTGCACATCGGTTTTGTCCCGGAAGACCGCGAGTCGGCTGACTATCTCGATCTGGTCAAAGTGACCCAGGAACTGCTGGATCATGTCAAAGTCAATGGCCAGACACTGAACCTGGAAACCGGACAGGAAAGTGCCGATCATCTGCTCGATTTCATTGGCGATGTCGCACGTGATAACCTCAAAATCAATTTCGATCCCGCAAATATGATTCTGTACGGGACGGGGGATCCCATCGCTGCCCTGAAACGGGTGGGGCACCTGGTCGCCAGCGTTCACTGTAAAGATGCGACCTGGGCACCGGAAGCCGATCGCGGTGTCGCCTGGGGGGCAGAAGTGCCTCTGGGTGAAGGTGATGTTGGCATGGGAACCTATCTGCGAACGCTGAATGAAATCGGCTACACCGGTCCCCTGACAATCGAACGGGAAATTCCCGAACAGCGGGATCAGCAGAAAGCCGATATTGGTAAGGCGGTCAAACTGCTGGAAGAGCTGAAAGAACAGCTGGCCTGAATGCTGCCTGTTTCCCCTGAAACTGCTGGCGGAGACTGTCTGTGAAGAACGTGTTTGAAGATGTGACCTGTGCCGGATGTTGTTGCGTCTGCGATGACATCGAGGTCACAACAGACGGCCAACAGATACTTGACGTGCAGACCACCTGCCCCCAGGGGCAGGCGTGGTTTGCGCGCTCCCGCCAGACGAATCAGTTACAGCCCCTGATCAGTGGCGCTGTAAAGTCTCACGAAGCTGCGTTGACCTGCGCTGCAGAGCTGATTCAAAATGCGACCTCTCCTCTGCTGTTCGGCATGGGACAATCCGCGACCGAAGCGCAACGGGCTGCCATCAGTCTGGCGGATCGAATCGGAGCCACGATCGACAGCGGTGCCTCAGCCTCCACGCGAGCACTGCAGCAGGTTGGAGAAGCCTCCTGCACACTGGGAGAAGTGCGTAGTCGTGCGGATCTGATTATCTACTGGAACGCGGAGAGTCTACGGACGAATCCCCATCACCAGCAGAGCCTGAAACCCGGGGCCGAACCGGTTTCGCGGAAAATCGTCACTGTTGGTTCTTCCGTGTCAGATGAAAGTGCTGAGGTTGATCTTAAACTCAGTGTTCCTGTTGAGGGGGAATTTGAAACCCTCTGGCGGTTGCGGGCACTGCTCAGAGGGATTGAGCTGAATGGGGAGGTCTCCCCAGGTCTGTCAGCCGGAGAACTGGAATCACTGGCAGCGCTGATTCGGCAGAGTCGCTATATTGTGATTTTTTTCGGACCTGCTGTCTCTGAAGATCGCCTGTTCCATCGTAAGTTGGAAGCACTTTCACTACTGGCCCGGGAGATTCAGTCTGAACGTCGCTGTCATACCATCAATGTTCCTGCTTCGGGGGCTGCGAAAGGGGCCGAACCGGTGCTGGCCTGGCAGACAGGTTACGCGGCGGCGGTGAATTTTGCGGTCGGGTATCCCCGTTTTTCTCCCTGTGAATATGCGACAGTCCGCATGCTGGAGCAGGGAGAAGCCGATGTCTGTCTGCTGATTGGTGATGCACCTTTGACGGGACTTTCGGAGCTGGCCCTGCAGCAGTTGCAACAGACTCCACTGATTTATGTCGGCCCTGCACCTCTGAGTGACCTTGAGCCGGAAGTCTTTATCCCGACAGGGATCTCCGGCATTCATTCAGCCGGTTCCCTCTACCGTTTTGACGGAACGCCGCTTCCATTACGTGCACTGATTCCCACGCCTCAGCCCAGTGAAGCAGAGGTGCTGCAGCAACTCGAAAGCCTGCTCACGCCTGTTTTGCCTATCTGTTAGCAGGTAAAACCCTTAGGTGATTTCTGGCGAGACAGCGTGACTGTTATAACCGTCAGAACCTGAATGAGATTTTTACCACGGATATCCCTCCTCAGGTGAGGGAGCAGAATTCTGACCTAGAGTTAAAATAAGTCTCTACTCAGGAGAACCATGGTGTAGCCGGCAGCTCACACTGACGCTTAAAGCTGTCGGATTACATCAGTACTTCTTTATGGTTTGCTCAGGTTCCGATTATGATTGCAGAAATTCAGGAAAAACCAGAACTCACTCACAGTGATGCAGCGGGAAAACAGGAGACCGTTGCGATTCGTGTAGAAGATCTGATCGTGGGACGCACGATTCAAAATCCGATCCATGACGCGAATGGTGTGCTCCTGCTGGCTGAAGGTTCCGTGATTACTTCACGTTTCAAAGATTTGCTGCGCGAGCGGAAACAGAACCATGTGGAACTGCACGGCGACGATGCTGCTACAGTGAGCCTGAATACACTGGCGGGAAATCCGCTGGTCGACGGTGCCAGCCAGGGGATCTTTTCTACTGAGTTGACAGAAAAACTGGACCGGTTAATCGAATCAGGGTCCATGTTTGTTGCCAATACCGGACCGGCACTCCGCGATTCGATGGTGGTGCATGGCTGTAAAGGGTATGACCAGAAGCATCGCGAACATCTGTTCGAGCAGCAGAAAAAGTTCGGTGAATCACTGGATGGAATGATGCGCGGCGCCCTGAGTGGGACGACTCCCAGCGGTTCGCAGATCACCAGCATGGCGGCCAGTTATCTGACACAGCTGACAGCTGACGCGGACAGCGTGATTTCCGTAGCAACAGAGGCGGGCAAAGACGAAACCCTGTCGCAGCATTGTTTACAGATGTCGCTGTTAGGCATGGCGATTGGTGCCGAACTGAATCTGGATGAAACCAACGTAAGAAACATCGGTCTGTGTGGATTGGTGCACGACTGGGGCATGGTCAAGGTGCAGGCCAAAATCGGTAAATGGCGTCGCAAGCTCGATCCGCTGGAGCGGATGGAATTGCAGAAGCATCCCATCTTTTCTCTGGAAATGCTGGAAGATGTGGCCGGGATTCCGAGTATTGTGCCGGTCGTCTGTTACCAGGTACACGAACAGCCAAATGGAGCCGGGTATCCTCGTCAACGGACTCAGAATATGATTCACCTGTTCGCCCGGATCTTAAATGTGGCGCATTGGTATGTATCACTGACCAGTTCCCGGGAGGACCGCCCTGCCCTGATGCCATATGCGGCCATGGAATACATGCTGCGGATGACTAACACGAAAACGATCGATTCTTCCTCCATGCGAGCCCTGTTGAACCTACTCTCGCTGTTTCCGGTGGGAAGTTTCGTCACCCTGACGGATGGAAGTGCGGCCCGCGTGATCCGCCGCAATGGGGAAAATTATACGAGTCCAATCGTACAGATTATCCAGACCGCGGACGGCAAACAGGCCGATCCCCTGGATCCGAATTGCATTGTTGATCTCCGTCAGAGCGAGTTGGAGATTGATCAGGCCCTGCCTACCCCTGGAAAAGATGAGATCGAACTGACATCCGAACTGTTTTACGGACAGGTTTAAGCTGCCCTGACCGTTAAATTGCTGCTAATCCGAACCTCATAAGCCGTGAAACTGTCGATATTTGCAGAGCCAGATCCACTTCTCCGGGAAAACTGACGATTCCTGAATCAGAAACGGTGGTTATGCTTGAAACTGATCGCGGAATGGCTTATATTTCCATCTCGCTTCCATTAAGCGATGAATTCACAGGGAGTTAACGCCTGTGATTTCAAGGCGGAAACGAAGGGCATGTAGCTCAGTTGGTAGAGCACAGGACTGAAAATCCTGGTGTCGGCGGTTCGATCCCGCCCGTGCCCACTTTTAACCTGAAAACGATGCCGAGCGGGAATGTCTTTTGATATTCCCGCTCGTTTTTTTTGCGCCCTGCCCTCACCAGATTCGCCTGGTCTGAACAACCTGATCCCGGGGTTGTGTGCAAGAGCTTCTTTGTTGACGGACGGTCTGATTCTGTTACGATATTTTTGTTTAGATGCTGCTGGCGTCAAAGCATTTCAGTTCGCTAATCATATCTGGGTAGAGCTAATACAGGTTGTGCCGACGTTGTTGGCAGGACTAATTTTCTACAGCATTTTTTAGATGAATCACAATTATTGATGGGGGTTGTCTGATTCTAAAACCTGATCTGCAAGCGTGGATTTCATCTCAAGACTGCCAGTTTTGTGCGCAGTCATTTTCCAATATTCAAGTCAACGAAATAATCGAAACTGGCAGTCCCTGTTTTTACTGTCTGCCACCGCTTCCTGAATGTTGGGAATTCAAGTGTCACTCTTGTAGTCGACAGGTTGTGGTCTGCGTGAGCCATGAAAAAACATGGTTTATTGGAAGAGGGACCATAGTAATGTTGAACCCGATCTCGGTAAACGCCGCACTGGATCGACTAATCGAACTGAATGGTCAAATGGTAAATCTGGTGGGAGCATTGTCGTTAGATTTTGAAGGAACATGTATTAATCACATCCCAAAATCTGAGTGCCATTCAGATGAGGTAGGCACATATCAATCCAGTATCTGGGTAAACTTCGATTTAGCAGCCATGAAGCGAAACGAACAATGGTTACAACAGTTTGACGGCCGTCATGTACGGGTTGAAGGTAGACTGGCTGCTCCAGAAAAAGGCTTTGATGGTTGCGGGCATTTTTCACTCTGGCCCGCTGAAATTACAGTGAACAAAATCGTTAATTCAAATGACAGTGATTAGTACCCGACTTGATGCTAAGTGATCCCTTGCTGGAATTATCATAGCGTTCTATGAGGTAAGACATGAGAAATCTGGAAACTATCGAACTGAAGGCCTTTGTGCCTGCGAAGGATTTCGAACTTTCCAAACGCTTTTACTCGGATCTCGGTTTTCAGATTCCCTGGTCTTCGGATGAACTGGCCTATCTGCATTGTGGTAATTGCACGTTTCTGTTGCAGAACTTTTATGTCAAATCGCTGGCTGAGAATTTCATGATGCATCTTTCGGTCCAGAATGTCGACGACTGGCGTGCGCATGTGCGGGAACAGCAGATTGCCGAGACGTATGGCGTGACAGTGACCGAGACGGAACAACGCCCGTGGCGGATGCGGGATTTTGTACTGTATGACCCCTCCGGCGTATTGTGGCGGATCGCGGAAAACACGGATTGAGTTGTTTCAGTTGTGTTAGCGGGCTTTGTTATGAAAAGACGAATCAGCCTACTGTTACTTTTTCTCGCAGGATGCTCAGGAAGCACTCCCTCTCCCGGGCCTGCGATCTCGTTTGATGAAGCTTCCGGCGTGATTACGATCAATCCGGCCGTCGATTCAAAGCGAAAAATCAGTTATGGCTTCCCGCTGGGATCGGTGACTGTGGAAACGCTGGGACACGAAGAGGGGGAGTTACTCTTTGAGTACACCCACGAAGTCGAAGGAGGCTATACCGTCTATCTTTGCCGGGTTCCCGTGACCGATCAACCAGTGACGATCCAACTGCCGAAAGGCGGGGATACTGAGCCCAAGACTTCGTTTGACCTCGAAGACTGCAAGTTCGTGCGTGAGGGCAGTGTGTTCTTCGATTAAAGTATCTTCCGATTTCAGTGCCGATTGAAGTGGCTATCCGTGCTGCTGCTGATCCCCAGATTGACTTTATGCGTCATGCAAAATGGATCGTACCGGAATCGACTTGAACGAAACGCATTTACAGGTACGATGAAAGGACACTGGGATTTCCTGTCATTAGAAAATGGATCTGTATCTGAGAAAGTAGAGCCGATGGAAGATCAATGGGCCGTGGGCCAGACTGAGTGGGAAGGTCACCCACTGTTTGTACGCTTTAACACGTCCGTCCAGGATGGTCATTTGAAAGGCGAATTTCCGATCAAGGTTGGCTTTGCCCTGCCCTTGCATACGCCCTCATCAGAAGGTCTGCCCGGGGAAGAAGAGATGGAACAGCTGGGCGAGATCGAAGAGCTGATGGAAGAATACCTGGGTAGTGACGGCGTATTGGTACTGGTATTGACCACTGGGGGTATGCGTGAAGTAATTTTCTACGTTCGTCCTAACACTGATATCGCAGGCGTCCACAAGCGGCTGATGACGGAAGTCACTTCACATGAAGTCCAGTGTGTCGGAGAAGAAGAACCGGGGTGGGATTCCTATTATGCGTTTGTGGGTGAGTGAATTTCGATGAGTCTGAGCGGAATTTTCCAGACACGAGCCGGAGTACTGTGGCTGTGCTTACTGCTGTGGAGTTGCCAGGAGGCGGCGCCGCCTGCGGGAGCGAAACTTCCTGCCGAGGCGGAAGCGGCGTTGCGGCTGGCGCCAAAGTGGGAGTTATTCTCCCTCGATCCGGAAGTGGAGCAAGATGCAGAGAAGCCCGAAACGTTTCATGGCTGGAAGGTATTGGGGAGCGTGGAAGTCACTGACAAGGCGACGCGACTGAAGTTGCTGGAATCGTTGAAGGCGAGTGTGGCTGCGAATCGGAATGAGGTCGCCGCCTGTTTCTGGCCCCGGCACGGGATTCGAGTGAACTACCAGGGTATGCAGCAGGATTATGCCGTCTGTTTCCAGTGTTATCAGGGAAGATGGTACACAGGCGAGGAATTGAACGAGGGCTTTGCCCTGACCGATTCGCCGCGAGATGAATTCAACCGTGTGTTGGCAAAGGCGAATGTGCCGCTGCCGGCGCAGCCGAAGTGACAGGTGAATGGACTACGTTTCTTCTTACTGATGATGAGTGATTCGTGATTGTCAGAAACTTAAATCAGTTTTTCTTATTACTACTCACTCTCTGTTTCTACGGATGTGAGATCATCAAGATGGATTATGTGCCAGAGGAGGAGCAGATAAGAAATGCATTTGATTCGTTTCTGGTGAAACCTGCAGAAGTGACTGGTCATTATGCGAACATGGATATTGACTGCGTTGTCTTCACCTATCGATCAGAGGCCGCCGAGGGTGCTGCTTTCTGGAAGCTGCTGGATGATGCCCTGACGGAACGGAAATGGAAATGTACTCGAGAGGATGAGACGCAGCGGCATTATGAGCGAATCTATCACAAGACGGGAGAGCAACTGTTTCACAGTGCTGAGCAGCTGCGGATCAGTTTCAATCCAGAGACGAAGTTCGTAGTGGTGGCCTGGGTGCAGGCGGATTCGCTTGATCCCGTGGAACAGTTCAGTGAAAACGATGAAGCCGGTTTTGCCGACCGGGTTGTCTGGCCGCGATTTGATACGCTTGTTGCTGACGAAACTGGGACCGCTGAAAATGAGTAAGCAGACTGCCAGAAGTCGAGTCGAAACTCAACTGAAGAATGAAATTGAACTGCATTAAGGATGGGCCACCATGATCAACAGGAGCTTTGGTGAAGATTAGCTGCTACTGCGGGGAGATGATATTTGACTCAACGGACAATCTGCCTCAAAAGGGGCGTTTAATACCGGATCAGGACTGGCTGGAGATGTTTGATGCGCTGGAGGTCCAGGTTGTGGAACGTCTGGCTGCGGGAAAGCTTTCCTTTGAAGCGGCCTGTATGCAGATGAGAGAACTGATCTGCTCGCCTGTCCGAGGGATGTGGCAATGCGCGAGTTGTGGCAGGCTTTATATTGATGACCTGGAGTGACAGTTGCAGTGTTACCTGCCCGAGAAGGACGAAACCGATAAGCGAGTTCTCCGCGGCGGGTAGGAAAGAAAACTATCGATTTCTGCTCACAGGGAAAGGGCCTCTGCGGAATGAGACATTTGAACTGCTCAATCCACACATTCTGATTTTGCCGTTGGTGAAAGACAATGAATAACAGTAGGCGACAACCAGAGAAACAAAGCTTGATGAGACAGGCACAACAGACAGCATTCCGGTCTGAGCGATTATCACAGATGAAGAAATCCAGGAGATTCTGGGAATGGGCGTCCTGTTTGTCTTTGGTGGCGACAATGATTCTGCCAGTGATAACAGTTTATGCAATTTATGTTTCGATCTCCAACATGCTTATAGGTCGAAGAGGGGTGGGGATTGATGCCTTGTTCCAAATGTTCTCTGTCATTCTACGTCTGGGGGGGATCGGAGGTGCGTTCGCCTTAACTGCGTTTTGTATGATCCTAATCTCCAGAGAGATGGTGGTTAAACGGGGAAAGTCGGTCGAGGCACTGACGGCTGCACTTAATACGAAAGGCAGGAAAGGCTCTCAGGGTAGCCATCCGAGTAAGCCAGGCGACAATGACAGGTAGGTTTGAAATCCATTCAGCTCCAGTGGGGTAAATCATTCTTTTTGTGAGTTGGTAGTGTCACGAGAGCGGCTGGGCATTTTTTTAGAATGCAGTATTTCAGTGTGAAGTTCACTTCTCCGTGGGGGCTTTCTGCTTCTCACTGCAGGCATCGCCCAATGCGGTCAACAGTGGCGTGAGTGTCTTCACATCGTCCAGTGGATTTTTGGCATGGCCGGTACAGCGGAGTTTGAAGAAGGTGTTCGCATGGGACCAGACATAGGTGTCGGAGTTGACCTCACCCTGGTCGGTGGCGAGCTGGTAGCGGCACCAGAGTGCTTTTTGTGGTGAGTCACCCAGCGAGACAGTGCCGTGATCGGTTTCTGTCGCCGAGTTCCAGAGTCCAAGTTCGACCGCCTGTTCGATGCTGGCTTTAGCATGCTTCATTTCGTTTTGAACGGGCTCGCTGTTGAGATTGTCGGGAATCTCTTTCAGGCCGCGCGTGAACTGATAGAAGGTTACCGTCATACCACCCGCGTGATCGTAGGCCACTGAGAAGCCATGATCGGAGGCTGGCAAGGCCCGGGGAGCGGAACGTTTCCAGTCGGGCAGGTTCGGGAGTGGAAATACCGGGGGAGGCGGTTCGGCGCTAGCCGATTCCTGTTCCAGTTTCTGGATCTCCTGCATGATTGCCTGGTTGGTGGCTTCCTGTTGTGGTGTGGGGCCTGGAACGTTCGCATTTTCCTGGTCCTGGCATCCGGTGAAACAGATAAGTAGTAGCAGAAATGAGATCTGTCTGGCGTTCCGCATGATGTCTCCGCAGCGAAGAATTTGAGGTTTGTGAATCAGGAGACAGTATTGTAACATGGGGTGATCTGTTGTCGAGTGTGGACCCTGGGAGCGAGAATCTATTGCGAGTTGTCTGAAACGACTGGTGTGCCTGTCCTCCACTCATATAGCAAAGTCCGGATGACCTCCCAATCTGAAAGTTCGAGTCTGCGATGTCTGAATTCACCGAAATGATGCGTGCCGTTCAGGCGGGAGACCGTGAGTCAGCTGAAAAAATGCTGCCGCGAGTCTACGACGAACTCCGTAAGCTGGCTGCAGGATATCTGGCGAATGAGCCGACAGCACATGCGCGTCAGGCCACTTCCCTCGTCCATGAAGCTTATCTGCGGCTGATTGGGAATGACGAGGATTGGAATGGTGAAGGACATTTTTTCGGGGCCGCCGCAATCGCGATTCGCCGTATTCTGGTTGAAAATGCACGAGCCCGCCGCAGTCTCAAGCGTGGTGGAAATGCAGTTCGTCTAGATCTGGAGGAGGTGCTGCCTTCCACATTGCCTGAGCCCGTAGAAGATCTGATTGCGCTGGACGAGGCCCTCGACAGGCTCTCTACAGTAGATCCCCGGGCCACGGAATTAGTGCAACTGCTTTATTTTTCTGGTCTTACATTAAGTCAGG from Gimesia sp. includes the following:
- a CDS encoding sugar phosphate isomerase/epimerase family protein, whose translation is MEKWPIGVFASVDAGLGVHFDVVQELGIPTIQIHAPHAETRSKELADEFMKKCNAAGIELTCVFGGFEGESYADIETTKKTVGLVPLQTRAARVEEMKGISDFARMLGCDAVALHIGFVPEDRESADYLDLVKVTQELLDHVKVNGQTLNLETGQESADHLLDFIGDVARDNLKINFDPANMILYGTGDPIAALKRVGHLVASVHCKDATWAPEADRGVAWGAEVPLGEGDVGMGTYLRTLNEIGYTGPLTIEREIPEQRDQQKADIGKAVKLLEELKEQLA
- a CDS encoding sigma-70 family RNA polymerase sigma factor; translation: MSEFTEMMRAVQAGDRESAEKMLPRVYDELRKLAAGYLANEPTAHARQATSLVHEAYLRLIGNDEDWNGEGHFFGAAAIAIRRILVENARARRSLKRGGNAVRLDLEEVLPSTLPEPVEDLIALDEALDRLSTVDPRATELVQLLYFSGLTLSQAAEVMGVSPRTADRLWAYAKAWLRREMRRNSEKSEI
- a CDS encoding VOC family protein is translated as MRNLETIELKAFVPAKDFELSKRFYSDLGFQIPWSSDELAYLHCGNCTFLLQNFYVKSLAENFMMHLSVQNVDDWRAHVREQQIAETYGVTVTETEQRPWRMRDFVLYDPSGVLWRIAENTD
- a CDS encoding HD domain-containing phosphohydrolase — encoded protein: MIAEIQEKPELTHSDAAGKQETVAIRVEDLIVGRTIQNPIHDANGVLLLAEGSVITSRFKDLLRERKQNHVELHGDDAATVSLNTLAGNPLVDGASQGIFSTELTEKLDRLIESGSMFVANTGPALRDSMVVHGCKGYDQKHREHLFEQQKKFGESLDGMMRGALSGTTPSGSQITSMAASYLTQLTADADSVISVATEAGKDETLSQHCLQMSLLGMAIGAELNLDETNVRNIGLCGLVHDWGMVKVQAKIGKWRRKLDPLERMELQKHPIFSLEMLEDVAGIPSIVPVVCYQVHEQPNGAGYPRQRTQNMIHLFARILNVAHWYVSLTSSREDRPALMPYAAMEYMLRMTNTKTIDSSSMRALLNLLSLFPVGSFVTLTDGSAARVIRRNGENYTSPIVQIIQTADGKQADPLDPNCIVDLRQSELEIDQALPTPGKDEIELTSELFYGQV
- a CDS encoding DUF695 domain-containing protein — encoded protein: MEDQWAVGQTEWEGHPLFVRFNTSVQDGHLKGEFPIKVGFALPLHTPSSEGLPGEEEMEQLGEIEELMEEYLGSDGVLVLVLTTGGMREVIFYVRPNTDIAGVHKRLMTEVTSHEVQCVGEEEPGWDSYYAFVGE